The Cydia amplana chromosome 9, ilCydAmpl1.1, whole genome shotgun sequence genome includes a region encoding these proteins:
- the LOC134650783 gene encoding alpha-1,6-mannosyl-glycoprotein 2-beta-N-acetylglucosaminyltransferase-like yields MPEDNMDARYIVFGEDYKVRSPKMGQEELLWRVEQTLSQAGYGLLNEAEFPIVDDKMPVIVVLAGRRPARLQWLLASLAAVTNIGDALLVISHSFYDEAVNELVKRVDYCRVLQLFYPYSVQLFSKRFPGADVNRSRAVALTAEKKQHWWWTASFLFNHYNYIDPKLGLALFLQEDDYVAPDLLHTLKYAQRAFTYHPEVEVISLGGPVTEADYSLLTVAPWQPPFESGLAFNLTFFRKLHASASYFCQYNDASWSYSLLAAFASRPRGYVDMVASMLPRVVSTREYASGREGAEKARRVFTKIFPTRVRVAYITTGVGRVSHPETVPRGAGGWEDERDRLLCLDPFLMTTVQPRNGTYPTQAQIFRKE; encoded by the coding sequence ATGCCGGAGGATAATATGGACGCGCGTTACATTGTTTTTGGTGAAGATTATAAGGTGCGGAGCCCGAAGATGGGGCAGGAGGAGTTGTTGTGGCGAGTGGAGCAGACTTTATCACAGGCAGGGTATGGACTGCTAAATGAGGCAGAATTTCCTATAGTTGATGATAAGATGCCTGTGATAGTAGTTTTGGCAGGGAGGCGCCCGGCCCGTCTACAGTGGTTACTAGCGTCGCTAGCGGCTGTTACGAACATTGGTGACGCCCTTCTAGTAATTTCACATAGCTTCTACGACGAGGCAGTGAACGAGCTCGTCAAACGCGTCGACTACTGCCGAGTCCTGCAGCTTTTCTACCCGTATTCCGTCCAATTATTTTCAAAACGCTTTCCTGGAGCGGATGTCAACCGCTCGCGTGCTGTCGCTCTCACTGCCGAAAAAAAACAACACTGGTGGTGGACTGCAAGCTTCCTCTTTAATCATTACAATTATATTGATCCTAAGTTGGGTCTAGCTCTTTTTCTTCAAGAAGATGATTACGTCGCACCAGACTTGCTGCATACGCTCAAATACGCGCAACGAGCGTTCACGTATCATCCCGAGGTAGAAGTTATTTCACTCGGAGGACCAGTTACAGAAGCTGATTATAGTTTGTTAACTGTCGCGCCATGGCAGCCGCCTTTTGAATCAGGACTGGCATTCAATTTAACCTTCTTTAGGAAGCTACATGCATCAGCGTCATACTTCTGTCAATACAACGATGCTAGTTGGAGCTATTCGCTGCTAGCTGCGTTCGCGTCCCGGCCGCGTGGTTACGTTGATATGGTAGCGAGTATGTTGCCCAGAGTTGTATCGACGCGGGAGTACGCTAGCGGACGCGAAGGGGCAGAGAAAGCGCGGAGGGTTTTCACCAAAATCTTTCCCACGCGCGTGCGCGTAGCGTACATAACGACAGGCGTAGGCCGAGTCTCTCATCCAGAGACCGTGCCGCGCGGGGCGGGGGGATGGGAGGACGAGCGCGATCGCCTGCTGTGTCTGGACCCGTTCCTGATGACCACAGTACAGCCTAGGAATGGAACTTACCCGACGCAGGCTCAGATATTTAGAAAAGAATAG
- the LOC134650782 gene encoding alpha-1,6-mannosyl-glycoprotein 2-beta-N-acetylglucosaminyltransferase-like: protein MGLQELMLQVEQNLAQAGYGLLNEAEFPIVDDKMPVIVVLAGRRPARLQWLLASLAVVTNIGDALLVISHSFYDEAVNELVKRVDYCRVLQLYFPYSVQIFPNRFPGVDFNRSRAAAIAAEEKQHWWWTTSFLFNRYTLIDHKLGLVLFLQEDDYVAPDLLHTLKYAQRAFTYYPEAEVISLGRPVTKADYSLLTVAPWQPPFESGLAFNLTLFKKLQASASYFCQYNDASWSYSLLAAFASRPRGYVDMVASMLPRVVSTREYASGREGADKALAVFTNFFPTRVRVAYITTGVGRVSHPETVPRGAGGWEDERDRMLCLDPFLMTTEQRQQGWELTSAGSDAEATELVT, encoded by the coding sequence ATGGGGCTACAGGAGTTGATGTTGCAAGTGGAGCAGAATTTAGCACAGGCAGGGTATGGACTGCTAAATGAGGCAGAATTTCCTATCGTTGATGATAAGATGCCTGTGATAGTAGTTCTGGCAGGGAGGCGCCCGGCCCGTCTACAGTGGTTACTAGCGTCGCTAGCGGTTGTGACGAACATTGGTGACGCTCTTCTAGTAATTTCACATAGCTTCTATGACGAGGCTGTGAACGAGCTCGTCAAACGCGTCGACTACTGCCGAGTCCTGCAGCTTTACTTCCCGTATTCCGTCCAAATATTCCCAAATCGTTTCCCTGGAGTAGACTTCAACCGTTCGCGTGCGGCTGCTATCGCTGCCGAAGAAAAACAACACTGGTGGTGGACTACTAGTTTTCTCTTTAACCGCTACACTTTGATTGATCATAAGTTGGGTCTAGTGCTTTTTCTTCAAGAAGACGATTACGTCGCACCAGACTTGCTGCATACGCTCAAATACGCGCAACGAGCGTTCACGTATTATCCTGAAGCAGAAGTTATTTCACTTGGAAGACCAGTTACAAAAGCTGATTATAGTTTGTTAACGGTCGCGCCATGGCAGCCGCCTTTTGAATCAGGACTGGCGTTCAATTTAACCCTCTTTAAGAAGCTGCAAGCATCAGCGTCATACTTCTGTCAATACAACGATGCTAGTTGGAGCTATTCGCTGCTAGCTGCGTTCGCGTCCCGGCCGCGTGGTTACGTTGATATGGTAGCGAGTATGTTGCCTAGAGTTGTGTCGACGCGAGAGTACGCTAGCGGGCGTGAAGGGGCAGATAAAGCGCTAGCGGTTTTCACCAACTTCTTTCCCACGCGCGTGCGAGTAGCGTATATAACGACAGGCGTAGGCCGAGTCTCTCATCCAGAGACAGTGCCGCGCGGGGCGGGTGGATGGGAGGACGAGCGCGACCGCATGCTGTGTCTGGACCCGTTCCTGATGACCACAGAACAGCGGCAGCAGGGATGGGAGTTGACCTCCGCAGGATCGGATGCCGAAGCTACCGAGCTTGTAACTTGA